The following proteins are co-located in the Komagataeibacter sp. FNDCF1 genome:
- a CDS encoding cobalamin-dependent protein (Presence of a B(12) (cobalamin)-binding domain implies dependence on cobalamin itself, in one of its several forms, or in some unusual lineages, dependence on a cobalamin-like analog.), which yields MPSPDRLLDRRLRPGHALLEAGRAMADDCRLGESAFMRASGCASEAAYKRMIEGTGRIMQHAHIGFRDVGRTVEAMRTVRDTCATRGVTVDRFGITLDWSMGYPLAMRASAGRGTGIVMNDTGDFARIVNACPAATHFGDFMLGLPGALDNTRAAIAAGVTSIGNLGQYFTFRLPYWDDDVATTEATVTALGLIAAQDAEILVHSNLDDGFAGLFVDMCCSLGMAIIEKYIIEDLTGARLSHCYGHHFSDPLSRLAFHAALRQVNVTPGTMIFGNTVAYRAADAANYASLANYLMADIMALRRWPTGHAINPVPVTENARIPDVDEIIDAQCFATRLAQHAPFYQEMIDWGHVESLSARLVVGGRQFAHDTLAGMAAAGVDIRDPAQLMLAIRRTGPRVLEALYGPGTPAPATGGRTPVVVAQWARELDEMAEAWLETQAPLIARIRAAGGDAPCICVGTSDVHEHGKYLVERALAGLGARIVDGGVSVDPDDLVARAAAGGADVIAVSTYNGVALRYCRDVHAAMAARGMRATLLMGGRLNEIPADSNSGLPVDVTAEIAETGAVACTGLDELTGAIADVLSRASVPVQADPEKTA from the coding sequence ATGCCCTCACCTGATCGCCTGCTGGACCGCCGCCTGCGCCCAGGTCATGCCCTGCTGGAGGCCGGACGGGCAATGGCAGATGACTGCCGACTGGGCGAAAGTGCGTTCATGCGCGCCAGTGGCTGCGCTTCCGAAGCCGCTTACAAACGCATGATCGAGGGCACGGGCCGGATCATGCAGCACGCGCATATCGGCTTCCGGGATGTAGGCCGCACGGTAGAGGCGATGCGCACCGTGCGTGACACATGTGCCACCCGTGGGGTTACGGTGGACCGCTTCGGCATCACGCTGGACTGGTCAATGGGGTATCCGCTGGCCATGCGCGCCAGCGCGGGGCGGGGGACCGGTATCGTCATGAACGATACGGGAGACTTTGCCCGCATTGTCAATGCATGTCCCGCCGCGACCCATTTCGGGGATTTCATGCTGGGCCTGCCCGGCGCACTGGACAACACGCGTGCGGCCATTGCCGCCGGTGTGACCTCGATTGGCAATCTGGGCCAGTATTTCACGTTCCGCCTGCCATACTGGGATGATGACGTGGCCACGACCGAGGCCACGGTTACGGCGCTGGGCCTGATCGCAGCACAGGATGCGGAAATTCTGGTCCATTCCAATCTTGATGACGGTTTTGCCGGGCTGTTCGTGGACATGTGCTGCAGTCTGGGCATGGCCATTATCGAGAAATACATCATCGAGGACCTGACCGGCGCCCGCCTTTCGCACTGTTATGGCCACCATTTTTCCGATCCGCTGTCCCGTCTGGCGTTCCATGCGGCACTCAGGCAGGTCAATGTCACGCCCGGTACCATGATCTTTGGCAATACCGTGGCCTATCGTGCGGCGGATGCGGCCAATTATGCCAGCCTGGCCAATTATCTCATGGCCGATATCATGGCGCTTCGCCGCTGGCCGACCGGGCATGCCATCAATCCCGTACCCGTAACCGAGAACGCCCGCATTCCCGATGTGGATGAGATCATCGATGCGCAGTGCTTTGCCACGCGCCTGGCCCAGCATGCCCCCTTTTATCAGGAGATGATCGACTGGGGCCATGTGGAAAGCCTGTCCGCCCGGCTGGTCGTGGGGGGCAGGCAGTTCGCACACGACACGCTTGCGGGCATGGCGGCGGCAGGGGTGGATATCCGCGATCCGGCGCAGTTGATGCTGGCCATCCGCCGTACCGGCCCCCGCGTGCTGGAAGCGCTGTACGGCCCCGGCACGCCTGCGCCCGCGACTGGCGGCCGGACACCGGTCGTGGTTGCGCAGTGGGCACGCGAACTGGATGAAATGGCGGAGGCATGGCTGGAAACGCAGGCCCCCCTGATCGCGCGCATCCGCGCCGCCGGTGGTGATGCGCCGTGTATATGCGTGGGCACTTCGGACGTGCATGAGCATGGCAAATATCTGGTTGAACGCGCCCTGGCCGGACTGGGGGCCAGGATTGTCGACGGGGGCGTGTCCGTTGACCCGGATGATCTGGTGGCACGCGCGGCGGCGGGGGGTGCGGATGTCATTGCCGTCAGCACCTATAACGGCGTGGCCCTGCGCTACTGCCGTGATGTGCACGCTGCCATGGCCGCGCGGGGCATGCGGGCCACGTTGCTTATGGGCGGACGCCTGAATGAAATTCCGGCTGATTCCAATTCCGGCCTGCCAGTGGACGTTACGGCGGAGATTGCGGAAACTGGCGCCGTGGCCTGCACGGGGCTCGATGAACTGACCGGGGCGATTGCCGATGTCCTGTCGCGTGCATCCGTGCCCGTGCAGGCCGATCCTGAAAAGACTGCCTGA
- a CDS encoding glycoside hydrolase family 127 protein, with the protein MTERTGPTRRTLLAAAGTIGLGVGTGGPPDRTARAATPADLSVPATAPFPPQCVRLLPSPWLAATRTNRRYLLSLDPDRLLSGFRTQAGLPARAPVYGGWEADTIAGHTLGHYLSALSHLHAGTGEPQAAARAAYITDELAACQNAQGNGFVGAFTRRTPQGAIEPGIHVFEEIRRGDIRARRFSLNGSWAPLYNWHKLLAGLLDADRLCATHGALGVACGLAGYIHDTFSHLDDARLQQVLSCEYGGLNESMAELYARTGDTRWLALAGQISDRATMDPLRDGRDELDGLHANTMIAKTVGAARVYEVSGDTRAATAARTLWQSVVSRRSYACGGTGDFEYFTTAGPHGAGDMGTHLNARTCETCATYNMLKLTRHVHAWQPHATQFDYYERAHLNHIMAQHDPHTGMFTYMLPMGTGAARDFSTPTEDFWCCVGTGMESHARHGDVIWWLRDGDEVVVNLFIPSELDWHERGVRMVMRTHYPLDGQVMVSIPHIATPMPLTLALRVPGWARGSTLSVNGEHMATDVEADGYVRIRRTWQAGDSVMLVLDMPLRRETVPAGGPAAPSAFFYGPLLLAADLGPARGEVPWRQPLPALVADDPTAMLEHVHHEQGVAFRAGRIGSGGGAWPGELVLRPFAFMQSRLAAPYLTCVPVAAWTPALRETLAGATRDTDRARIIDAIGPDRPHAMRGARPCTRLGRKGWMTRTTMSTTLHAGHQPMALRVLYYDDDVNRLFTVRVNGHVIATENLDGRNPGVFSWHRYAIPPDLPGGQATIEVSFASTGTGQVGQVFGVQTIMA; encoded by the coding sequence ATGACGGAACGGACCGGGCCGACACGCCGCACGCTGCTGGCAGCAGCAGGAACAATCGGCCTGGGTGTCGGAACTGGCGGGCCGCCGGACCGGACGGCCCGCGCCGCAACGCCGGCCGACCTGTCCGTGCCCGCCACCGCACCTTTTCCGCCACAATGCGTCCGCCTGCTCCCCTCCCCCTGGCTTGCGGCCACCCGGACCAACCGGCGCTATCTCCTCTCCCTTGATCCTGATCGCCTGCTGTCCGGATTCCGTACGCAGGCGGGGCTGCCCGCGCGGGCACCGGTTTATGGCGGATGGGAAGCCGACACGATCGCAGGCCACACGCTGGGGCATTATCTCAGCGCGCTCAGTCATTTGCATGCCGGAACAGGAGAGCCGCAGGCCGCAGCCCGTGCTGCCTACATCACAGATGAACTTGCAGCCTGCCAGAACGCACAGGGCAATGGTTTTGTCGGTGCCTTTACACGCCGGACCCCACAGGGGGCGATCGAACCCGGCATCCATGTGTTCGAGGAAATACGGCGCGGCGACATCCGGGCCAGGCGCTTCAGCCTTAACGGTTCATGGGCGCCGCTTTACAACTGGCACAAGCTGCTGGCTGGCCTGCTTGATGCGGACCGTCTGTGCGCAACCCACGGGGCACTGGGCGTGGCCTGCGGGCTGGCGGGCTATATCCACGATACATTCAGCCATCTTGATGATGCACGTTTACAGCAGGTGCTGAGCTGTGAATATGGTGGCCTGAATGAATCCATGGCTGAACTGTACGCCCGCACCGGCGATACGCGCTGGCTGGCGCTGGCCGGGCAGATCAGTGACCGCGCCACCATGGACCCGCTGCGCGACGGGCGCGACGAACTGGACGGACTGCACGCCAATACAATGATCGCCAAGACCGTGGGGGCGGCACGTGTATACGAAGTATCGGGCGATACGCGGGCGGCGACCGCCGCGCGCACATTGTGGCAATCCGTGGTCAGCCGCCGGAGCTATGCCTGTGGCGGCACGGGGGATTTCGAGTATTTCACCACCGCCGGCCCGCATGGCGCGGGCGACATGGGCACGCATCTCAATGCCCGGACCTGTGAAACCTGCGCCACCTACAACATGCTCAAGCTGACACGGCATGTCCATGCATGGCAGCCCCATGCCACGCAGTTTGACTATTATGAGCGTGCGCATCTCAACCATATCATGGCGCAGCATGATCCCCATACCGGCATGTTCACCTACATGCTGCCCATGGGAACCGGGGCCGCGCGTGATTTTTCCACCCCGACAGAAGATTTCTGGTGCTGTGTCGGAACCGGAATGGAAAGCCATGCCCGCCATGGGGACGTCATCTGGTGGCTGCGCGACGGGGATGAAGTCGTCGTCAACCTGTTCATTCCCTCAGAACTGGACTGGCACGAGCGTGGGGTCCGGATGGTCATGCGGACACATTATCCACTTGATGGACAGGTGATGGTGTCCATCCCCCACATCGCCACCCCCATGCCACTGACGCTGGCACTGCGCGTACCCGGCTGGGCACGCGGGAGCACACTGAGCGTGAACGGGGAGCACATGGCAACGGATGTGGAAGCCGATGGCTATGTCCGCATACGCCGCACATGGCAGGCGGGGGACAGCGTGATGCTGGTGCTTGACATGCCGCTGCGGCGTGAAACCGTACCGGCGGGGGGACCGGCCGCGCCTTCGGCTTTTTTTTACGGCCCGCTGCTGCTGGCGGCCGACCTTGGCCCGGCACGGGGCGAAGTGCCATGGCGCCAGCCCCTGCCCGCCCTGGTGGCCGATGACCCGACTGCCATGCTCGAGCATGTGCATCACGAACAGGGCGTGGCCTTCCGGGCCGGACGCATCGGCAGCGGCGGCGGGGCGTGGCCGGGAGAGCTTGTGCTGCGGCCTTTCGCCTTCATGCAGTCGCGTCTGGCCGCACCTTACCTGACATGCGTGCCGGTGGCGGCATGGACACCCGCGTTACGTGAAACACTGGCAGGCGCAACCCGTGATACCGACAGGGCCCGCATCATTGATGCCATTGGTCCCGACCGCCCCCACGCCATGCGGGGCGCGCGGCCCTGTACGCGCCTGGGGCGAAAAGGCTGGATGACACGGACCACCATGAGCACAACCCTGCATGCGGGCCACCAGCCGATGGCATTGCGGGTGCTGTATTATGATGATGACGTCAACCGCCTGTTCACGGTGCGGGTGAATGGACATGTCATCGCCACAGAAAATCTCGATGGCCGCAATCCCGGGGTTTTCAGCTGGCACCGCTACGCCATACCGCCAGACCTGCCGGGCGGACAGGCAACCATCGAGGTCAGTTTTGCCAGCACCGGCACAGGACAGGTCGGGCAGGTCTTTGGCGTGCAGACCATCATGGCCTGA
- a CDS encoding FAD-binding oxidoreductase — MPGYPARIIVVGAGIVGRACALRLQQDGADVVLLDSGEREPASWGNAGHVAAEYITPFANPGVPPTVPRSLFPRGPVVLDWRHPVMLGRWFARYLYAAYRPRQVHAASVVLRDLMAQALPAWQELAAELGQPDLLDTTGTYKLWERPGPGMQASLRTDHGSVRACAVPEAERARLAGGLRVPVAGAVRFHGTAQVRDLRQVLDSVMEAFVRAGGTVMPGHALKIDTGGARPVVWTGQGPQEADQVLVACGIGSAALLHGHKVRVPLMAERGYHLEWDHGGAWTLSNIVFEDRNVVVTRFGARLRATSIAEFTQVDMPPNPARWAWLERHVTELGLPVASAFSRWSGFRPSLPDYLPALGPIPGMRGVFAAYGHQHLGLTLAAVTARLLTGQMRATAGAGRLPLPAVLRAGRFGG; from the coding sequence ATGCCAGGATATCCGGCCCGTATCATCGTTGTGGGGGCGGGCATCGTGGGGCGTGCCTGCGCGCTGCGCCTGCAGCAGGATGGTGCGGATGTGGTCCTGCTGGATTCCGGGGAGCGGGAACCGGCTTCCTGGGGCAATGCCGGGCATGTCGCGGCGGAATATATCACGCCCTTCGCCAATCCGGGCGTGCCGCCCACTGTCCCGCGTTCGCTTTTCCCGCGTGGTCCGGTGGTACTGGACTGGCGTCATCCCGTCATGCTGGGCAGGTGGTTCGCACGGTATCTGTATGCCGCCTACCGGCCACGCCAGGTTCATGCCGCATCGGTGGTACTGCGGGACCTGATGGCGCAGGCCCTGCCCGCATGGCAGGAACTGGCGGCCGAACTGGGGCAGCCCGACCTGCTGGATACGACAGGTACCTACAAGCTGTGGGAACGCCCCGGACCGGGCATGCAGGCCAGCCTGCGGACCGATCATGGAAGTGTCCGGGCATGTGCCGTGCCGGAGGCGGAACGTGCACGCCTTGCCGGTGGGCTGCGGGTTCCGGTGGCGGGGGCCGTCCGTTTTCACGGCACGGCGCAGGTGCGTGACCTCCGGCAGGTGCTGGATTCGGTCATGGAGGCATTCGTGCGCGCGGGTGGTACGGTCATGCCCGGCCATGCCCTGAAAATCGATACGGGCGGCGCGCGGCCGGTCGTATGGACCGGGCAGGGACCGCAGGAGGCCGATCAGGTACTTGTGGCCTGCGGCATTGGTTCGGCCGCCCTGCTGCACGGGCACAAGGTGCGTGTGCCCCTGATGGCGGAACGGGGCTATCATCTGGAATGGGATCATGGTGGGGCGTGGACCCTGTCCAATATCGTGTTCGAAGACCGCAATGTGGTCGTGACCCGCTTTGGCGCACGGTTGCGCGCCACGTCCATTGCCGAATTCACGCAGGTGGACATGCCCCCCAATCCTGCCCGCTGGGCGTGGCTGGAGCGTCATGTTACCGAACTGGGGCTGCCCGTGGCCTCCGCCTTCAGCCGGTGGAGCGGATTTCGTCCTTCCCTGCCGGACTATCTGCCCGCGCTGGGGCCGATACCGGGCATGCGCGGCGTGTTTGCGGCCTATGGCCACCAGCATCTTGGCCTGACCCTGGCGGCGGTGACGGCACGCCTGCTGACCGGTCAGATGCGCGCGACGGCGGGGGCTGGCAGGCTGCCGCTTCCCGCCGTGCTGCGCGCCGGGCGTTTCGGGGGCTGA
- a CDS encoding MFS transporter, which yields MIPDPKYPPDASETRMRLDAMPLRRFHLLTLVATSGGQFCDGYVLGTIGAALPGVERAMHCNDIWMGAIGSASLAGLFFGCLLIGPLTDRLGRRRLLRLNMPLFIILSLVQALVTSPLQLVLARILLGACLAADYVAGSAYLSEFAPLRLRGRFLASMIVGWSAGYCMANIFGMLFTMHGSGGWRLCLFSSAIPAALVMMLRIFLPESPRWLMARNRPKEAQQVLKACFPNDRVFVAPAVAKQEENWRTVFTPPWRRRLAVGAGFYVAQVVPYFCIGTFLPELFTALGVRDVYTGGVVFNLFLLIGSIAALWLVDRLTRRTFLIGSFLLAAAFLVGVSFAAQLPLLLTLVFFGLLALTLAAATSLEMVYLPELFPINLRGVGVGIATACSRLGSLIGTFLLPVLMRQIGTPLTLGICALILVGGAVLCAAWAPETRDSVL from the coding sequence TTGATTCCCGATCCCAAATATCCGCCCGATGCATCCGAGACGAGGATGCGGCTGGATGCCATGCCACTGCGCCGCTTCCACCTGCTGACGCTTGTCGCCACATCAGGTGGACAGTTCTGCGATGGCTATGTGCTTGGCACCATTGGTGCGGCCCTGCCGGGGGTGGAACGGGCCATGCATTGCAATGACATATGGATGGGCGCCATTGGCAGCGCGTCGCTTGCGGGGCTGTTTTTCGGGTGCCTGCTGATCGGCCCGCTGACCGACCGGCTGGGCAGGCGCAGGCTGCTGCGGCTCAACATGCCCCTGTTCATCATACTGTCGCTGGTGCAGGCACTGGTCACGTCGCCCCTGCAACTGGTGCTGGCCCGCATATTGCTGGGGGCATGTCTGGCGGCGGATTATGTCGCGGGATCGGCCTATCTGTCGGAATTCGCGCCGCTGCGCCTGCGGGGCCGCTTTCTGGCCAGCATGATCGTGGGCTGGTCGGCAGGGTACTGCATGGCCAACATTTTCGGCATGCTGTTTACCATGCATGGAAGTGGCGGTTGGCGGCTTTGCCTGTTCAGCAGCGCGATTCCGGCGGCGCTGGTGATGATGCTGCGGATTTTCCTGCCTGAATCCCCCCGCTGGCTCATGGCCCGCAACCGCCCGAAAGAGGCGCAGCAGGTGCTGAAGGCCTGTTTCCCCAATGACAGGGTATTCGTGGCACCCGCAGTGGCAAAGCAGGAAGAAAACTGGCGCACCGTATTTACACCGCCCTGGCGCAGGCGGCTGGCGGTGGGTGCCGGATTTTATGTGGCGCAGGTCGTGCCCTATTTCTGTATCGGTACCTTCCTGCCCGAGCTGTTTACCGCCCTTGGCGTGCGCGATGTCTATACCGGCGGGGTCGTGTTCAATCTTTTCCTGCTGATCGGTTCCATAGCCGCCCTGTGGCTGGTGGACCGGCTGACACGGCGGACGTTCCTGATTGGCAGCTTCCTGCTTGCGGCAGCATTTCTGGTCGGGGTTTCGTTCGCCGCCCAGCTGCCGCTTCTGCTTACGCTGGTGTTTTTTGGCCTGCTGGCCCTCACGCTTGCGGCCGCGACATCACTGGAAATGGTTTATCTGCCGGAACTCTTTCCCATCAACCTGCGTGGCGTGGGCGTGGGCATTGCCACGGCATGCAGCCGGCTTGGCTCACTGATTGGAACATTTTTGCTGCCGGTTCTCATGCGGCAGATCGGAACGCCGCTTACCCTAGGGATCTGTGCGCTGATCCTGGTTGGTGGTGCCGTGCTATGCGCGGCCTGGGCACCGGAAACGCGGGATTCGGTCCTGTAG
- a CDS encoding YhaN family protein, translated as MRISDLRIVRYGAIASLDLNFGDGRGLHVIHGPNEAGKSTCLAAIGDLLFGIPGRSNAGAVFGNDQIRLGAHILLENGQELDLIRRKGNGDTLATPDGTRVKDSVLAHPLGAMTRERFTALFGLNDETLRTGGADLLRANGDIGRLIVEAGGGLRALMIRLDEIDSRRNALFAPRRAAERAFYKASDAFRTAQSSLNAASLGHDAYTRHRRERDEARARKAAISTEQTELRRLHSHYEQLEKALPQLHEIARLAAGLAALADLAPLPPGMGARITTALETCVAARARHAEAVTHAELLARQTTTPPGEAIPVSLREPMGRARELEQVVRQHRARQADLAERQRGIDESLASLRQQLGKAEDADLQQSMPTRATLETIRHLADSQAEWQSRRATVDQQVSQTDTAIVHRQHRMASLRAAGHDDALHADPAPFAALVVEMKRLEQREAALGQRQTALETQLRALGSDTVAHLRALPCPPSEGARMAAERQHGLRTEHDRLAAALAAEHDRQATLGAGLARLEHTGQPLTPGMLAAARQQRDALWHDIRATYLHAQDGAAAPSAATRQARARALEAAMDRADTLSAQLMAQADRIARIEGLRHDIAHCTDRIALHERALADMQQQMAHHWQAFTAPFCIPAPHAATPDALSAFLLARAQLLSDAEQIAIERTLLAEERIKPDTMHESLRRLAQRLGMAPDLPLGPCVEAVTTALRVHAAGYEEYSRLRRELDDLLPEQARLHAQAAALQAARREWESQWAPAMQAIGLKADALPTVARALAAEWAAAPAQLERLAELHDARLQARQAETELARVVDDIRPCLPTPLHADAATAARELDQLWQAAEKGRHQREALLPTLDKARQDMAESEEALARARAEIGQLQARTQAESPEALERLASRLAARDQLAQDHARALHTLSRMTGGQSPDDLERAIDGRDLPELRAETARIHDRLKDLELQRDNAVRAEQEEETALRAFEHNTDAPQAAARREAAISSLHRIVEEYAELTLARNLIADAIGRVRAAEQDPLVTRAGQFLSLATLGAFTAIRTELDPKGEPVVLGLRHDGGTVPVSAMSAGTRDQLFLAFRLASVETYCRSAEPLPFIADDLLVQFDDARSERTLRVLADFARTTQVLLFTHHDSIRTMARTLRAEGIPLNLVELPRTHTAEPG; from the coding sequence ATGCGCATCAGTGACCTCAGGATCGTCAGATATGGCGCGATTGCCAGCCTCGACCTGAATTTTGGCGACGGGCGTGGCCTGCATGTCATCCACGGTCCGAACGAAGCGGGCAAGAGCACCTGCCTTGCCGCCATCGGGGATCTCCTGTTCGGCATTCCCGGCAGGTCGAACGCGGGGGCGGTCTTCGGCAATGACCAGATCCGTCTTGGTGCGCACATATTGCTGGAAAACGGCCAGGAACTGGACCTGATCCGCCGCAAGGGCAATGGCGATACCCTTGCCACGCCCGATGGAACCCGCGTGAAGGACAGCGTACTCGCCCACCCGCTGGGGGCAATGACGCGCGAACGCTTTACCGCCCTGTTCGGCCTGAATGACGAGACATTGCGGACCGGCGGCGCCGACCTGCTACGCGCAAACGGCGATATCGGCCGCCTGATCGTGGAAGCGGGCGGGGGACTGCGTGCCCTGATGATACGGCTGGATGAAATCGACAGCAGGCGTAACGCCCTGTTCGCCCCCCGCCGCGCCGCCGAGCGTGCATTCTACAAGGCATCCGATGCCTTCCGGACCGCGCAGAGCAGCCTCAATGCCGCCTCCCTCGGGCATGACGCCTATACCCGACACCGCCGCGAGCGCGATGAAGCCCGTGCGCGCAAGGCGGCCATCAGCACCGAACAGACCGAGCTGCGCCGCCTGCACAGCCATTACGAACAGCTGGAAAAGGCCCTGCCGCAGTTGCACGAAATCGCACGGCTGGCAGCCGGGCTGGCGGCACTGGCCGATCTTGCCCCCCTCCCACCGGGCATGGGAGCGCGTATCACCACCGCACTGGAAACCTGCGTTGCGGCCCGTGCCCGCCATGCCGAAGCCGTGACCCATGCCGAACTGCTGGCCCGGCAGACCACCACACCGCCGGGCGAGGCCATTCCTGTCAGCCTGCGCGAACCCATGGGCCGCGCCCGTGAACTGGAACAGGTCGTGCGCCAGCACCGGGCGCGCCAGGCCGATCTGGCGGAAAGGCAGCGGGGCATAGATGAAAGCCTTGCCAGCCTGCGCCAGCAGCTGGGCAAGGCAGAGGACGCCGACCTGCAGCAATCCATGCCCACGCGCGCCACCCTTGAGACCATACGCCATCTGGCCGACTCACAGGCGGAATGGCAGAGCCGGCGCGCCACCGTGGACCAGCAGGTCAGCCAGACGGACACGGCCATTGTCCACAGGCAGCACCGCATGGCCAGCCTGCGCGCAGCCGGTCATGATGACGCGCTGCACGCCGACCCCGCGCCCTTTGCCGCACTGGTGGTGGAAATGAAGCGGCTGGAACAGCGCGAGGCCGCCCTTGGCCAGAGGCAGACGGCACTGGAGACGCAGCTTCGCGCACTGGGGTCCGATACGGTGGCACATCTGCGCGCCCTGCCCTGCCCGCCATCGGAGGGGGCGCGCATGGCGGCCGAACGCCAGCATGGCCTGCGCACGGAACACGACCGCCTGGCTGCCGCGCTTGCGGCGGAACATGACCGGCAGGCGACGCTGGGCGCCGGGCTTGCCCGGCTGGAACACACCGGACAGCCGCTTACACCCGGCATGCTGGCCGCCGCCCGCCAGCAGCGCGATGCGCTGTGGCACGACATCCGCGCAACCTATCTCCATGCGCAGGACGGCGCCGCCGCCCCATCGGCCGCCACACGCCAGGCCCGGGCCCGGGCGCTGGAAGCGGCGATGGACAGGGCCGATACCCTGTCCGCGCAGCTGATGGCACAGGCGGACCGGATTGCCCGTATCGAAGGGCTGCGGCACGACATCGCGCACTGCACGGACCGGATTGCCCTGCATGAGCGCGCGCTGGCGGACATGCAACAGCAGATGGCCCACCACTGGCAGGCGTTCACCGCGCCATTCTGCATCCCTGCCCCCCATGCGGCCACACCGGATGCCCTGAGCGCATTCCTGCTTGCCCGTGCGCAACTCCTGTCCGATGCCGAACAGATTGCGATCGAGCGCACCCTGCTGGCCGAAGAGCGCATAAAACCCGATACCATGCACGAAAGCCTGCGCCGGCTGGCCCAGCGCCTTGGCATGGCACCCGACCTGCCGCTGGGACCGTGCGTGGAAGCGGTCACCACTGCCCTGCGCGTGCATGCCGCCGGGTATGAGGAATACAGCAGACTCCGGCGTGAACTCGACGACCTTCTGCCCGAGCAGGCCCGGCTGCATGCACAGGCGGCCGCCCTGCAGGCCGCACGGCGTGAATGGGAAAGCCAGTGGGCCCCCGCCATGCAGGCGATCGGGCTGAAGGCGGACGCGCTGCCCACCGTCGCCCGCGCGCTTGCGGCCGAATGGGCCGCCGCCCCGGCACAGCTGGAGCGGCTGGCCGAACTGCACGATGCCCGCCTTCAGGCCCGGCAGGCCGAAACCGAACTGGCGCGTGTCGTGGATGATATCCGCCCCTGCCTGCCCACTCCCCTGCACGCCGATGCAGCGACGGCGGCGCGGGAACTGGACCAGCTATGGCAGGCGGCGGAAAAGGGCCGCCACCAGCGCGAGGCCCTGCTGCCCACGCTGGACAAAGCGCGCCAGGACATGGCGGAAAGTGAAGAAGCCCTTGCCCGCGCCCGTGCGGAAATCGGGCAGTTGCAGGCCCGCACCCAGGCCGAAAGCCCGGAAGCACTTGAACGGCTTGCCAGCCGCCTTGCCGCGCGTGACCAGCTGGCACAGGACCATGCCCGGGCATTGCATACCCTGTCGCGCATGACGGGTGGCCAGTCGCCGGATGATCTGGAACGCGCCATTGACGGGCGCGACCTGCCCGAACTCCGGGCCGAAACCGCCCGCATTCACGACCGGCTGAAGGATCTCGAACTCCAGCGCGACAACGCCGTGCGCGCCGAACAGGAAGAAGAAACGGCGCTGCGTGCGTTCGAGCACAACACCGATGCCCCGCAGGCAGCAGCCCGACGCGAGGCGGCCATCAGCAGCCTGCACCGGATTGTAGAGGAATATGCGGAACTGACACTGGCCCGTAACCTGATTGCCGATGCCATAGGCCGCGTACGGGCAGCCGAACAGGACCCGCTTGTTACCCGCGCGGGGCAGTTCCTTTCCCTTGCCACGCTGGGTGCGTTTACCGCCATCCGCACCGAACTGGACCCGAAAGGCGAACCGGTCGTGCTGGGCCTGCGCCACGATGGCGGGACCGTGCCGGTCAGCGCCATGAGTGCCGGCACGCGGGACCAGCTTTTCCTGGCCTTCCGGCTTGCCAGCGTGGAGACTTACTGCCGCTCCGCCGAACCCCTTCCCTTTATCGCAGATGACCTGCTGGTACAGTTCGATGATGCACGCAGCGAACGCACGCTACGGGTGCTGGCGGATTTTGCCCGCACCACGCAGGTACTGCTCTTTACCCATCATGACAGCATACGCACCATGGCGCGCACCCTGCGGGCGGAGGGCATTCCACTGAACCTGGTGGAACTGCCGCGCACCCATACGGCTGAACCGGGCTGA